TATGTCATTGCCAGAGTTACCCAGCTGGGCTGACACTGCGTGGTAGAGCAGACACAGCCCCACCAGGGGTTGGGCTCCAGTTTCCTGGCCCTGGTTAGCTGTGTGTCATCCAGCAAGTTGCCTTGCTTCATTGGGTCCTCCTTTAAAAAACGAAGGGGTTGAACTAGATGGCCTGTAGACTTCCTTCTACGTCGAACCTTTGTTGCAGCCAACACAAATGTCCAGGTGCTCTTGTCCCTTCCTGAGACCGATTGTGGGGAGGAATGGAAGTTGAGTCACAGCTGTGACTGTGTCCAATCCCATCTGGCAGCCTGGACAAAGGCAgacctctctgcccacccccgcACCCCTGTTGACGACACTGTTGAACACCTACGTGTTTCCGAGTGTTTCACAGTCACAGCTGGCCCGGCCCAGTGTCTGGTAAAGGTCACTTACCAAATTCATTCATAAGCAGCTTCTTAAAATTCTCTCCACGGAGCTGTTTCCATGAAAGCCATTTTCGTCCATGAGTCAGGAAGATATTTGACATTTTTCCTCGGTTGCATCTTATAGCTCAGAGCTCTGTGGGACACTTCTGAGCAGAGCCTCCACTTGCTAATGGGGCTTCTCTGCTGTGAGCCAATTAATTGCCAGGACGCCTGTGAGTGTAGGGCCCTTATTCAGATAATGTGTTCCTACCAGGGTCCGGGTCCTTTGTTCAAGTTTGAAGGTACAATCTCATTGGTTGAGCCACAGGTTTCTAGGCGTCATCTTTCACATGACGGAGAGAACCCAAGCACCAGCTCTTTTGCAGACGGTGGAATTGGCTTCTGATTCCAAGGTTGTATGTCCTATTACAACCCTGGGAGGCGATCTGGGGGTTGAGCCCTCTCAGTTGGATGTGTATGTAAACTCTTGGATGCCGCCTGAGTTTCTGTGGCTGAGCCTGATGGCATCACTGGGCAGCCTCTGACTATCCGACACCTTCCCTTCGAGGAACCTCTCCTAGGGAAGCTTTGACGTCACTCTGTCTCCCTTACATTCCCACAGTGCTTTCCACCTGTCGCTTGGCACCATGGGTCTTGTGTAGGAGTTTGTGATGAACGTGTCTGCTTTGCCAAGTAGATTGGTCCCCTGATTTTGGAGTGGGCCTGTCCCCGCTGGAGCTCAGCCTCCAGAAGGTACATCACCGGTGCGGAACCGACTACGCCTGGCGAGCGAGGGTGTGATAAATGCTTCCTCCTTCTGTGCACCTGCCTGGTTCCTCCTCTTGCACAtagttttagaaaatgttttacaaaatgcCTTACAACAAGGCCATGAGCTTTGGGGTTCTTAGGAAACCCCCAAAGTTTTATTCCTTGGGCTTAATGATAGTAAACTAGGCTGTGAACAGCCAGAATGAACACTCATTAATCAAGGGGGGTTTGGCCAGTCTACGCTGGCTGCTATTATCACTCCTCTCAGGTTTGCAGAATAGCCCAGCTGTCTGGAGGGGAGGATGTATTATCATTTAGGGTTAAATTTGGCTTCATATGACAGAAACCCCCCAAAACTACACTGGCTCAAGcatgaaactattttttaaagattttatttacttatttttagagagggaaggaggggggagagagagagagaaacatcattgtgcggtttctgggggccatggcctgcaacccaggcatgtgccctgactgggaatcaaatatgcaatgctttggttcgcagcccatgctcaatccactgagctacgccagccagggtagcaTGAAACTATTTTTTCTGTCATGTAGAAAGTCAGGAGGTAGACAGTCCAGGGCAGAGACCTGTTTTTCATCCTTAAGAGAGTTGCCTCGTGATCCAAAATAGCTGTTGAAGCACCAGCCATTGTATTCATATCCCAGATGGAAAGACAGAGGAGCCCTCCTGGAACTCCCACTCAATGCCCATTCATATCTCACTAGCTGAAAGTAACTGGGGCACTACCTATAGTGACAGCTGGCAATAGGGTCTTTATGTCTCAGCCTGAGATGTAAAGGCTCCATTACCAAGTATGATGGAGAGAATAGATGGTGGTACAGGAACAGATGCCTAACACTTACTTGAACGAATAAATATAGAAGGATGGCGATGCCATCTGGTTTCTGTGGGTTAAGTGTAGAACAAACCCTCATGTTAGTAGTATTCAGGATATGACAAGGCCaagcacatttctttctttctttttattgtcaccCAAGGACATTCTTATCGATCTTAGAGGGAGCAGGAgcgagaaaaacatcaatgtgagaaacatcaatggttgcctctcatatgtgccctgacaggggactgaacctgcaacccaggcatatgccccgatGGGAATGAAACCCATGAtctttcggtttgtgggatgacacccaaccagctgagccgtACTGGCTGGGGCCAAGCACATTCTGATACCACCATGTAGGAGGGGAGGAACCTTCAGAAACTCAGCAGGAACTTGACAGAGTACTTGTTCTGCAAGGCCCCTTAGCTGGGCCTCCTCCTTGTAGAGACCTGGCTGAGGGTGAGGAGGCACTGGCCTGGGTATGGCAGCCaccgttttgtttgtttgtttgtttgtttgtttgaggaaAGAAGAGCTTCATGATTCAAGCAGGGAGACCCGGGGAAGAGAGTTTACTCTTAAACGTTGCTGAACTGAAATactaaaatttccttaaaaacacATGCAAATAAATCCCTTCTTAGAAAACGTTGGAATCCTTTGGGATTCATGATTGTGGGCTGGGGTTGGTTGAGGCCTGTACGAGGCCTGTGGTGTAGGCTGGGGGCAGCTTTTAAGTGACCCAGCCggagcttcctccctcccctgcatcTCATCTAGGTGGGTGGAGAGTGCCAGGTGGGCTGCCCTCCTGTGGGAGAGTCTGGGACAGCGAGTTGTGTGGCTGAGAGCCTGTTGTGCTATCTCGTCACCTCTCAGAGGGTTGGCCAGTTCTGTGGGGGCaggcctcccccactccctgccccttgTAGCTGAGACAGGCCTGCGCGGGCACACAGTTGTCCACGGCAGCCAGGTCCCTGCACCGCTGGTTGAAGCTTTATCTTGGGATTCTTTCAAGGCTGTCACTCTagattttgttttgaggtgggtcttttTCAAGTCTCCTGCAGATACTGTATTTCAAAACACTGTTCCCCGCTGCCTCCTCCCTACCCTGTTTTCAGATCATCTTCATCTTTAGTTCTCCGTTCAGGACCCTCCTCCTGTAAGAAGCTGCCCTCCAGTCCCTCTGCTGGAGGTGATTTCTCCTTCACACGCCCTACTGCGCATGCTCCCTCCGTCCGGTGCCGCAGAGGTCCCGGCTTGGTATTCCGGACCTCAGATGTCCCTTCCAGACCCGTGTCAGCTTCCTAACCAGGCAGTCATTgctcggggggcggggtgggggcatgCGTGGTGTCCAGTCCGCGCTCACTGAAGGATAGAGAGCGACACAGAGCTGTCCTTGGGCTGATGGGCTCCAAGTCCGATTTCGTTCCCATCTTTGAAAAGTGTCCTCCGCTCGTGGTTTTCGAGGACTTCCTCCAAGTCCTGTGAGACTCGCTCTGGGGATGTGGGGTGGGCAGGTCGttcccctccccagtcccaggGGCTGCCCCGTATGTGTCCCCGAGTTTGTGTGACTGACGTGAGGATCTGGTTCACCGAGGGGCAGCAAGTGGCAGTGGCTTGCCTGTGCTCGGCGGGGGTTTGCCTGGGCCCGCAAGTGTGGTGACCGGGGGCCTTATTGCCGGTTTCTGATGCAATCACGTGGTCTGCCCTGGAAAGAGGTGTGTCTACAGAAGAAGCAGAATGCGCCTCAGCCCTGTCATTTTATACTTTCTAGTGCCCCCAGGAAAACAGTAAAAAGAGACAAGtaaaattcatctttattttatttaacgcAGTATATTCAAAACATGGCCATTTCATCATGTAATCTGTGTGGACATTATTAAGACGatagttattcttttttatttttttactaagtCTTGAAAATTTGGTGTGTTGTATGCTCAGTTTGGATTCATGACTTTTCAAATGCTCGAAAGCCACACGTGGCTGGTGGTAGTTGCATGTGGTCAGCATCACGTTTGTTGGTTCTCCCACTTGACGTTCCCTGAGGGTGAGGGGGAGTTGAGTGGGTGGCCTGGGGTGGGACTCGTAGGGCCTGGAGACTGGGCACCGCTCTGTTGCTCACCAGCTATGTGAGCTCCAGGCCTCTTGCACCACAGTTCCTGCCTGCAAGCCATTGGAGTGTGTTACCCGGGCCTTTGTGCTCCTGACATGCTGTGGATTGAGCCATGGCTCTAGGCAAGGCTGGCATTGGGGACCACTGTGCCTACCCTGGGCATCATTAGTGAATGAGAACTACTCCGTGAACAGCCACGGTTGGCTGTACCTGTCTTGCAAGGAGCTGATTTGCCATCTCTgactttttagattttatttatttattttcagagagggaagggagagagaaagagagagacaaacatcagtgtacagttgctgggggtcatggcctgcaacccaggcatgtaccctgactgggaatcgaacctgtaacacttgggtttgcagcccgtgctcaatccactgagctacaccagccagggccatctctGACTCTTGATTGAAAGGTGATGAGTTTATCTGCTCCGCTGGGTTCTGGGCTGTGAAAATTGTCCCTTCACTACTCACCCAGCCTTTACAAGGGCCTGCGGGTGCCAGGCCTGTTCCCAGAGTGAACAGGGCATGTCCTGGCCCTTGGGACACTCTTCTTCTGTAGGGTGTGGTGGGTCAGCAGGAGCCCCTGTCACTTCCGGAGGCCTCATGCGTGTCTTTCTCATACAGGCTCAGCTGGAAGCTCAGAAAGCCACGCAGGACTTCCAGAGGGCCACGGAGGTGCTCCGTGCCGCCAAGGAAACCATCTCCCTGGCTGAGCAGCGGCTGCTGGAGGACGACAAGCGGCAGTTCGACTCTGCCTGGCAGGAGATGCTGAATCACGCCACCCAGAGGGTATGAGTCATCGTTGTGTGCATCTGTGGGAGGGTGTACAggggtgtgtgcacatgcatcGCGTCTGCCAGTGTCTGTGTGCTTGTGGATGTCCACATCGGGGGGGCCTGCACGCccatgggtggggtgggagcggcCTTCACATGAGCTCTTGTCTGTCTGATCCAGACCGCCCCTGGTTCTGCTGAGCTCTGAGTGCGCCGTTTTCCCGGAGCAGAGGACACAGACtcccaggcatgtggcctaaAACTGCTCTCTGAAAGTCACAGGGCAGGAATAGAAAAGTCAGGGGTTAATGCCAGCAGCCTCTCCCTTTTTAATGTCACTTGTCACAGCAGTTCAAGTCCCGGGGGACCGGATAATTAATGATGGCCTTGTGCTTCCTTAAATAGAAAGCCTGACACACGAATGATTTGACTTAGGAGTCACATCGGCCGGGCTGTTGACTCTGAACAAcctcctgctgcccctggctGGGTGTGTGTGGCCTCGGGCCTCCTGCCCCCTAGTGGACACGATGCCCAGAGGCAAACTCAGGCTGGAACAGCTTTCCTGGGTCAGCTGATGAAAACGCAAGGCAGCGGTTAGAAATCTTGGGAATTTACCAGCCGCACAGGCTGAGAGACATGAAAAGgacacacacatgcgtgcacatTAGAGTAGCTCCTTCCAAGAAACTAGCTGAAGGTCGCCTTTCCTTTttgtcctccctgcaccccaatCAAAGGTCCAAACTAGCCAGCAAGAAACCATTTCAGAAATCATTTGATGTGctgtttgaaaaagaacaaaacatttttctgtttctgcctttcttatttttttatcctcacctgaggacatgcttattgattttagagagaggggatttCCAGGGTAATCAGTAATCAAATGCACCTCCACTGGGACGCAATTCATCTTCACTTCTAGGACTCAGATCTTTTGTATTCCTCTCAGTTTTCTACAACTTACAGGTTGTGAAATAGCTCCGGGACAACAAAAGCCAGAGGTGACCTGGGAGGACATGCTAGACAGGATGCCCAGTAATTGTTCATGCTCGTTTCAGTTTTCCATAATTTTCcctgacacttaaaaaaaatgttcttattatACGTAAGTGAGTGAACTGCCCGTCCTGGGCTGACAGTGGCTGCCGACTGGAGGAATGCCAGAACGCGGCGGGCCTCTCTTTCAGCCTTGAGTTAAAGGCGTGGTGGGGCCTTCCTCTAGCTGTCCTGCTGGGTTTGAGAGGGTGGGCCGGTGACCCGAGGGCCCCTGGGGATCCTCTCTGTTGCTCTTCGGGGGAAAACAGGCAGCAGCCCACTAGCCTCACTTCTGTCTGTCCACTTCCTTCTGTAACACTTGTGTAAGTTGTAAGAAGAAGACAGGAACGACATTGCAAGCTGCTTCTGTGGCTGGAACTGCTTTATAATCCCTTGTcgtctctccctccccagggcaAGGCCGGCTTTGTTCTAAAGCTTTTCTTTAGGTGAGGGGAAAGGACCCACATTGTCCATGTGCCAGGGGATGTGCCCTTGAGCTGCCATGCTTTTGGCCATCGAGGGCTTGTaactgttggttttcttttttttttttgtaagagttttttctttaaagattttatgtattttatttttagggaggggaggagaaagagaaagagagggagagaaacatttgtggttgcctctcatgcatcccttgcactagggacccagcctgcaacccagccatgtgccctgattgggaatcgaactggtgacccctttggtttgcagctccagctcagtccagtgagctacaccagctagggtggttttcttttttaaaattcattttaatcaaCAGGCTTAACAGAATGTTCCCACCAGAATTTCCCATCAGCATGCTGACTAGCCTCCTGGTCATACATTTTTGTGGACCTCAAAATCTGATATGAATGATTTGATACTGTTCAAATGTAAAGTTAGTCCTTTCTAGATCTTGGATTCTTGTGTGTCCACTGGGTAATTCAGGatatttgggaaagaaaaggaggggccAAACTGCAGAGATCGATTGCCTTGTAGTTCTGATGCTGGCATGGTTTTGCTTGGTGTCCCCGATCCTTGATGTCTGAGTTCCCGTGGTGGGAACCATTCACCCATCGCCTGCCCATCAGTCCCTGCTCCAAGGTGGAATTGGGAGGAGCCCAAGGTGGCTATGTGGAGCCAGGAGGCCCAAGCTGAAGGAAGTGGACTGCCTCAGAGAATGcttcatgttttttgtttttccttgttttgtttttcctggtcaTTGCCACAGCCAATTTGGCTGTTTAGTCCTATCTGATAAAATTTTTCCAGAACAGAAAAGTAGGAAGAAGTAATCCCAGTCTACATGGAAGTTAGTTTCATCTTCGTCAGCTTGCTGATTTACTcaaaggatatttaaaaagaaaatacaagttcTGGGCTTGGCTGGGTTGACCTCTGCTGTCCTTTGAAGGTCATGGAGGCAGAGCAGACCAAGACAAGGAGCGAGCTGGTGCACAAGGAGACGGCGGCCAGGTACAATGCGGCCATGGGCCGCATGCGGCAGCTGGAGAAGAAACTCAAGAGAGCCATCAACAAATCCAAGTGAGTCTGGGCGTGAGGACCCTTGTAGTCATTCTCTTCCGaattttctcagtcttttatGTGCCTTGTGCTCAGGGACCTGCCTCTCCAGAGCCCCCTGCCCAGGTTTCCCCCCTCCCTCAATATTCTGTGCCCTGGAGGGACAAGATGCTGAGTGGTAGGGTTACTCCTGGGAAGGAGAATGTGGAATTTCAAAAGCAAACCATTCCGTGGCCCATTGGCTGGGCCTGTTTACCTGTCAGTAATGAAGATGAGCTCTGTGCACAGTACACGTTGTCTGTGGACCAAGAGCTGATAAAACAGTGCAAGACTGGTTTTAATGGAGGTTTTCCCCAAGCTCTTCTCACTACCACCCCTGTGTCTTTTTATACAATAATGACTTGGAGAAAGTGCTTACTCTTGCGTTATTTCTTCTGTCGTTCACAGGCCTTATTTTGAACTCAAGGCAAAGTACTATGTGCAGCTTGAGGTAGGTGTGGCCTTTGGCTCTGTTGCTGATAGGGTTTTTCTGCAAAGCCCCACTTTTTGTGATAGACTTTCACAGAGCACATTTGCTAcaagaggagagcagagagacaTTCTTTATTGAGTTTTCAGGCCTCAAGATGGTCTTGGCTCAGTGTTGAGTGGTCCCTGAAGTTCTCTGTATCAGTCACCTTCTGTATTGTACCGGGCTGTGGTTCTCAGTGTGTTCCTAGGctcagcagcatcagcaccagCACCACTTGGGAACTGGTTAGaagtgcagattcctgggcccccaACCCTAGagccactgaatcagaaactaaGTGGAGTCTAGCCATTTGAGCTTTAACAAGagctccaggtgattctgatgcaagcTCAAATGTGAGAACCACAGTGCTGGGGACCAGATGGCTAGAATGTGGGACTTCCATGTGTTTGACACCCATTGTTGCATCCCTGATGGGGTTTATTCTACCGGTAGTAGCTTCTGGATGATACGGCTTTAGTTTGTCACACggatgggagttgggggtggtggtggctgcTTTTGTATCTGGTACAGCTTTGATAGAAGTCATCGGGTCCTCAGTCATGATTGAGAGTCTTTGGAATAGAGTGATGGGCAGAAAACATGCTTGAGCCTGTCAATCAAAAGCATCACATGGCCAGTAAGGGCAGCCTTTACTTATTGGGCCTCCTGTTCTCCTGACCAGCAACTGAAGAAGACTGTAGATGACCTACAGGCCAAACTGGCCCTGGCGAAGGGCGAGTACAAGACAGCCCTGAAGAACCTAGAGATGATCTCGGATGAGATCCATGAGCGGCGGCGCTCCAGCGCCATGGGGCCTCGGGGCTGCGGTGTCGGGGCCGAGGGCAGCAGCACGTCTGCAGAGGACCTGTCGGGGAGCAAACCGGAGCCCGACGCCGTTTCCGGTGAGTCAGGGGCTTGTGTGCCAGCGAGGAGCCAACACAGCTTGTGTGGCCACCGCCCAGGCTGTGTCACCGTCACGGAAGGGCCTCAGAGTTGGGTGGGACTGAGGGCTACTTCTGGTGGCTTCCCACATTTTGTGGGACACTGATGTGTAACATCAAGATGTTATAAGTGTTCCTCAAAATTGGGATTATGTTGTTAACTAAGTTTGGAAAATGAAATACGTTTGCTCCTCTGAGGTTCCAAGTATGCATTAGAACGTATGAGAGTCTGAGAAGTACTGCAGGAAAGAAGGGTGGTCTAGTAGTAGGGGCTTTGGAATTAGACTTGATTCGAATCCTGGCCTTCCCATCATTACTCGTACATCACGCAGGCAGGAGCTTAGCTTCACGTCTTCGTTGCTTCACCTGCACAATGGGGAGTGTGATAGCACCTACTGTCTACTGTAGCGTGGTGGTTAGGATGAAATGAAGTAACACTGGCACCCAGTAAGTGCTCCATAAAGGTGGTCTCACTGGTGTCTGGCCACGGGGAGCCTTTTTCCAGGGCCACCTCCTGGGAAACCGGTGACAGAGGTTTGGTGCGGCTCCCTGTGTGTTAACTAAGAAAACCCCACCAGCACGGTCCTAGCACACCTCCTCTTCCGTGGGATAGTCCCTGTTGGCTGTTCCCCAAGCTCCTCTCTCAggtgttctttcattcagtcagCAAACACTTCAGTGCCAGGCCCAAGGTCAAGGAAGAGGAGACCGTATTTTGATGCAGTCAAAACAGCAATGCGAAGACTTTAATACACATCGTCTCATAAACCCTGTGTGTAGAGGAACGTGAAGCTCGGAGAGGTTAAGTACCTTGTAGTGGAAGTAGGACTGGAGTTCAGCTGTGAGCCCCTGTCCTGTTCCCAACATTTCAGTATTTCTCATTTATGGTGATTCTCTAGGGGGTGCTATATGGCTGTTTTTAAGGATaagcagggaggaaaggggagtggAAGAGGAAACATCTGATAAGAAGCAGGATTATGTCCAGGCAGAGGGGGAAACAGAAAGTCAGGAGTGGCTTTCAGACCACGAGAATGACctgtctctgggccttggttACTCTGGTCTACAAGCAAGCGAGGCCCCAGTGACAGAGCACTGGGAAGGAATTTTCTTTTGCAGCAGATCGTGACTTAGGTAGGTTCTGAGCATGTCTTTGAGGTCAGAAGTTGCCTGGAAGATAACAAAGGTGCCAGCAGGCAGCTCCTGCTTTCATTTGCAGTGGAAGAGAGGCCTGATGTCGGACCAGCTCTGATGGGGATCTGTTATGGAGAGCCAGCCCTCTTCCTGCGCACCTGCGACTCTTTGGAGAACGGGGTAGAGAAACGCCCCCGGTCTGTGGCTGAGTTCACCTTCTGCCTCTAGGCAGCGTCTACTGACACTAACTCCTAGGGCGCACACTGGCTAGGAAGCCACTGTAAGGACGCTGACTATCCCTGGGATccagctgccacctgctcccCTTTGAGCTGCACTGCGGTCTGGGCATCCATGCACAGGACGCTCACATTCCCTTTCTAATAGGCGCCCACGGTGGCAGGGATTCTGCAGCCCCCATGCCGTGTCTAGCAGTCTGCCGGCAACGAACACTGCTGCAGGCATCTAAGGACCTAGGCTGCTGTCTGCCAGCCCCTGTGTGACCGCTGTTCTCTCTCATCCTAGTGGCTTCCGAGGCCTTCGAAGATGACAACTGCAGCAACTTTGTATCTGAAGACGACTCAGAAACCCAGTCCGTGTCCAGCTTTAGCTCAGGACCGATGAGCCCGTCTGAGCCGGCTGACCAGTTCTCTGCAGTTGTGAGGCCCGGCAGCCTGGATCTGCCCAGCCCTGTGTCCCTGTCCGAGTTTGGGATGATGTTCCCAGTGTTAGGCCCTCGCAGTGAATGCAGTGGGGCCTCTTCCCCGGAGTGTGAGGTGGAACGAGGTGAGTGGCCGCCCTGTCACTGGTAGTGCTGTCCCGGATGCCTCACTGCCTTTGCAGCCAGACCTCTGCACCAGGCTGGGCTAGACCTTCGCCAGGTCCTGGAGCCCCGGCACTGTGGCT
This DNA window, taken from Phyllostomus discolor isolate MPI-MPIP mPhyDis1 chromosome 7, mPhyDis1.pri.v3, whole genome shotgun sequence, encodes the following:
- the SH3BP5 gene encoding SH3 domain-binding protein 5, which gives rise to MDTALKRSLSEEPAELLPSARDLEEEEEEEEGMEQELEEEEEVDPRIQGELEKLNQSTDDINRRETELEDARQKFRSVLVEATVKLDELVKKIGKAVEDSKPYWEARRVARQAQLEAQKATQDFQRATEVLRAAKETISLAEQRLLEDDKRQFDSAWQEMLNHATQRVMEAEQTKTRSELVHKETAARYNAAMGRMRQLEKKLKRAINKSKPYFELKAKYYVQLEQLKKTVDDLQAKLALAKGEYKTALKNLEMISDEIHERRRSSAMGPRGCGVGAEGSSTSAEDLSGSKPEPDAVSVASEAFEDDNCSNFVSEDDSETQSVSSFSSGPMSPSEPADQFSAVVRPGSLDLPSPVSLSEFGMMFPVLGPRSECSGASSPECEVERGDRAEGAENKTSDKANNNRGLRNSSSDGGKSQSSTSPEGQALANRMKQLSLHCAKGREGLIADIKVVQIG